Part of the Spirochaetota bacterium genome is shown below.
GTGTCAGCAGCCATGAAAACATAAAGATTTTTCTCTTGTAACTCTAATGCAATCTTTGCGGCAACCTTAGGGTCTTCTGGGGCTCCGAGCATTGCGGCAAAACCGGGGGCTGTACCATCTACAAACTCAACTCCCCTCTTTCTCATAATGATATCATCTGCAGCGCCCAACCAGATATTGCTATCTGTAACGTCCTCACCCTGTACATAAATATTTGGGTCCTCAATATATTTTATCGCCTCAATCAACTCTTCGGCAAAGGCAGTGGCCATACCAGCATCAAGCGCTGGCCCAAGATAGGGTAGATGATGCTTTTCCTTTACCAAAGGAGGCAGTAATGAACGACATACTTTAATTGTTGTTTCCATATCGGTCAGTTTTTCAACCTTCTGTCCTGATATACCATAAATAATTGGAAGGTAATAACCGGTATTTGGGAAGGCGACTTCCTGGTTAGGCCCAAATTTATCTATCGCTTCTTTGACTTTCTTGTCAGCCCTGTCAATTATATTGTATGCGCCTCTTATTCCAGCTGAAGCTATAATTTTAGACACTTTCTTTTCCTCCTATAATAATCATAGAATTATCATAAACGTGATTTGCATACTCATTTTATGCAAGCTCTCTACGCGCTTCCATATCAAAGAGTATTCTCTCTCTTTTCTTATCAATCCCAAGTTCTTTGCGTTTTTTGTCAATATGCGCTATCATCTTTTTCGCATGCTCAATAGGATCAGGCTCATAATCCCACATCCCACCATACTGTTCTTCCAAGTCTTTAAACAGATAATCAGTAAATATTTTGCTTCCTGTAGTTGGGAAGGTGGTACCAAAGACTGTGTAAACACCTGATGTGACAAAATAGTGACCTATTGAAATTGCCTTTTCGCTCATCCATTCAGGGGCGGAACCAGCAGCAGGCAGGTCGCTGATATCATCACCTAATCCACCATCCTTAACAACCGCTGTCGCTGCGATTAAGATTCTGCTATTGTCAACACAAGAACCCATATGAAGAACTGGAGGGATGCCTACTGTTTCACAAACCTCAGCAAGACCTGGTCCTGCGTATTTCGCTCCCTCTGGAGTGAGAAGTCCTTCTTTACCACAGGCTATTGCGCAACACCCAGTAGTGAGAACAATAACATCATTTTTTATGAGTTCCTTAACTACAGTCAAATGATCATTATCATGTGTCGTTCTGGCATTATTACATCCGACGACACCACCAATACCTCGAATTCTACCATTTATTATATTATCGTTTAGGGGACGGTATGAGGCTCTGAAGGTGCCCCCAAGCAGATAATTTATTGTTTCATGACTGAAGCCAGCGATCATTCCGGATTTTTCATTGGGAATAAGAATTTCTCCCTTTCTGTTTGAATAATTATCAATTGCAGCCTTAACAATTGCCTTTGCAGAATTGATGGCATCATGCTCATGAAATTCCATTCTCGTTGCGCCAGTAATATCAGCCTTTGGGTTTGTAGTAATCACCTTTGTATGATAGCATGTAGCGACGTTAACTAGAGACTGCATTATACATTGAACATCGACTATCATAGCATCAACAGCGCCCGTTGTTATTGCAAGCTCCTGCTGTAGGAAATTTCCAGCTATTGGAATACCATGCCTCATCAATATCTCGTTTGCCGTGCAACATATCCCTCCGAGTTGTATTCCTTTTGCGCCTTTAGATTCTGCCATTTTGAGAATTTCCGGATCCTGTGCCGCTACAACTATCATCTCGGAGAGTAGTGGTTCATGTCCATGAACAATAATATTTACATGATCTTCTTTCAGGATTCCGAGATTTGCTTCAGAATAGAGTGGAACAGGAGTGCCAAACATGATATCCTGAAGTTCAGTCGCCAACATAGATCCTCCCCATCCATCACCAAGGGCAGCTCTAGTCCCCTGTTGCATCAGAGATTTATAATCCTGATCAACACCCATGTGAGTTCTATGCATTATCTCTACGATTTCTCTATCAATACCTCTTGGCCATACACCCTGCTTTCTCCATATTTCCTGTCTCTTCTCTGGGGCTTTCTTTAAATAGAGCACTTCGCCTTCCTGTTTGCCCCATTCAGCAAGGGCCTTTTCGCCAATTTCAATAGCGATGTCTTTTACTTCCTTCTCATTAATATCTATCTCAAGGTCTTGAGCCACTTGGTATAGTTTCTGCTCATCCTTAATCTCATAACCAGCAATCTCTCCCTTGGCAGTAGCTAGAAATGTTTCTGCTACGCCTCTACCGTGATCAGAATGCGCTGCAGCACCGCCAGCTATCATTCTAATAAAATTTCTCGCTGAAATGGTCTCAGCCGTTGCACCACAAAGCCCAACCTTTCTTTCAGCGTCTTCTTTCTTAGGAGCCGGAACTCTACAGGGACCCATTGAGCAATTCTTGCAGCAACTACCCTCAGAACCTATTGGGCAGGGTTTCATATCACTAGCTCTGTCAAAAACCGTGTTGACATTATCCTTTTTAGCCTTTTCGTAGAGGTCCAGCGTTACCTTATCAACGCTAATAGCTTTATCTTCTGCCATCTTAATTTCTCCTTACATATTAGTTGTTACTCACTCGATAGATTTGATATCATTTTATCTATTAATTTTACTGAATCAGGATGACGCAAAATAACTATACTTGCACCGGCAAGAAGCATGGTCATAGCTGTGATACACTCAATAATGATACCGCGCTTTTCGGCATTCCCTAAAGTTGGTTCTTCATCAGCTGATAATTTTGCCTCTTTTGTCTTCCATGTCTCAATCCCGACATTACAGATGATGGGATTTTGTAGCTTTTCATCCTCCTGAGTAAGAGCAGCCATCATATCTCTCTCCATTACTGAATAAGAATATTCAAGCCCATAACCAAGAGCACCTGTAGTTGGATCAACTATAATTTTATTATCAGGCACACCGAGGTTTCCCAGTAATATATTAAGCTGTTTGGCCAGGTTGATATCTATTGGTGTTGACGCAATAACTGTGTGCTTATAGGCTATAGCACCTGCGCCAATCTGCTTATGATCTGCCTCTTCAACAGGACCAATAATTAAATTTTTCCCTTCGCACTGTTCACTCAGTATTCTCAATACCTCAGTGTCCTTCTCAGCATTAGCGACTCCCCAGAGAATAACAGGAACATTAACAGCATCAATTACGGATTTGGCAACCTTTGCAGCCTCATCCGCACTTCTGTTCAATCCGTTTGGATCAATACTCTTTAGCTGAAGAGCAATCATCTCAGCGCCATATTCTTCAACATTCTTTTTTGCCCATTGGACAGGATCTCCAAGAACATCCTTAAACGGCTCAACTGCAGCCTCAGCCCAGTCATCAGGTTCATAATCATAAACCTCCATAGCTATTCTGGGTTTATGAGGCATATCTCCCTCAAATAGATAAAAGGGATAAGATGTCTGTCCTCCAACAGTTACAACATTATCCCCAGCTCCGAGGGCAATCTCCCTTATCTTTCCTGAATAGTCTATTGTTGGTATTTCAAAAGCCATTGCTTATCTCCTCCTTAATGCCAAATAATATTATAAAAAGTTATCTTCTTTTCTCACTTCCGAACCAATCATCGCTGTACCAATAGCGTTCTGCTGATTTAATATATTTCAGCTTTTCCTCCTTGGTTTTTAGGATACCTCTCCAACCAAGCTCTTTCCCACAACCAATAGTCTCCGGTATTCCAGATTCATAGGTTTCATCAAGAAGCTTAACCTTTTTGCCTTTATGATCTTCCTTCTCAACATGTTTATAATCCATAAGGTATAGTCCTCCATAATATTAGTATTTATTAAGCTTAAAAAAGCTTTGAAGAAATATAAGCCTAATCTATAAAACACCTGCTGCATGCTTAGCAGCATTAACAGTATTTAACATCAACATAGTAATCGTCATGGGCCCAACACCACCAGGAACAGGTGTTATTGCGCTTGCCTTTTCCTTAACAGCATCAAAATCCACATCACCCTTTAGCTTTGCCTTTCCTTCTGGTGTCATGCCTACACGATTTACACCAACGTCTATTACTACAGCTCCATCCTTTACCATATCTGCAGTAACTGCATCTGGTTTCCCTGCTGCAACAATCAATATATCTGCCCTTAGTGTATGACTTTTCATATCCTTTGTTCTGGTATGGCACATCGTTACTGTTGCGTTTGCTCCCTCCTGTTTCTGAACAAGCATCATTGAGATAGGTTTTCCAACAATATTGCTCCTTCCAACAACAACTACCTCAGCGCCCTCTATCTTAACGCCGGTGCGGATCAACATCTGCTGCACACCATAGGGAGTGCATGGATAGAATTTTGCCTCTCCAATCATAAGTCTTCCAACATTTACAGGATGAAATCCGTCAACATCCTTATCAGGATCAATTGCATAGAGTACCTTATTTTCGTTAATATGCTTAGGTAGTGGCAGTTGAACCAGTATACCATGAATTTTCGGATCCTTGTTATACTTGTCAATCAGCTTTAGGAGATCCTCTTCCGAAAGATCCTCAGGTTGATCATCCTGTATTGAGAAAAAACCAAGCTCCTTTGCTGTTCTTCCCTTTGCTGTGACATAGCTTATTGAAGCTGGATTCTGTCCTACTAGAATAGTGACTAAACCAGGCTGTACATTCTTTTCCTTTTTCAATTTTTCAACTTCTACTTTTAATTCTTCTCGAATCTGGGCAGCAATCTCCTTCCCGCTAATTATTTTTGCAGCCATACTGACCTCCTTATATTGAATTTGTTACATGACTGTAATTTTCTATATTAGTTGTTATTAGATCTTTACTTTCTCTAAAATTTTGTCAATACATTGTACTGCTATTGAGTCATCTTTAAGTTCTGTTATAGGTATTCCCCTTATTTCAGAATCTTCTATTATCTTATCAGATATAACATTACCAAGATAGGGCAAATCAATTTTTCTAATTTCATCATTAAAATCTTCATCTAACTTTTCTGGTGTTCTATTAATCAACAAATATCTCTCTTTTACCTCAAGCTTCAGATCATCCACTAGATTAGATAGCCTTTTGGCAGTTCTCAATCCTTTTAATGAATAATTTGAACACAGTAGAAGTAGATCGATATTTGCATTTGTCTTTCTGCTAAAATGCTCCATACCTGCTTCATTATCAAAGACTATATAGTTATAATTATTTATTAAATTCTCAAAGTAACCCTTGAGAATCGCGTTTGCTGAGCAATAACATCCTGGGCCTTCAGGACATCCCATTACTAAAACATCTACATCCTTACCTTCCTGTAAAATCTGATGCAATTTCAGGTCTAAAAAAGACTGCCTGGTCATTCCTTGAGGAACACTTCCCCTATCCCTTAAAAAAGAGGCGAGAACACTTCCAATACTCTCTTCAATTTCAATACCTAACGATTCAGCTAGATTAGAATTGGGATCAGCATCAACTGCTAAAATTGGGATTTTATTCCTTTTCAACAAATGACGAACAATCAACGCAGAAGTAGTAGTCTTTCCTGTACCACCCTTACCAGCAACTGCAATTACGTAGCTCATTTTATATTCCTAAATCTTTCCTTTTCCAATTCTAAAATATAAAGATCTCGACATATTATCCATTATACTAAGCATTATAAATTTAGGGTTTGTATCCTTTTAGTTGAAGTTAAAAAGTAAGTAGTATCATTAAATCTTACACCTGAAGGAATTTCATCAATTTGTTGTATGCTAAAATTCAACCTTTATATGCTGCCATATAAATCAATTAAGTAAATATGTGAGTTTATTTGTAGAATTATAAATAACATCAGCAATTGACAGACTATATACATAAAGTTTTCTTCCCGTCAAGGCTTATATTTGTCTAAACGGGAAGAAAACATGAATGTATGCTACTATATCTAAATCCAGATATTTAACAATTAGTCAGGATAACGGAATTAGAATAAACCCGTTACCTCTCCAGTGTTTACATCTACATCAACCTTTTTGTATGCTGGCGAAGAGGAAGTTCCTGGCATCAGACTTATAGTACCTGCCATTGGGCAGAGAAATTTAGCGCCTGAGAAAAGAAGAATATCGCGTATGGGTAGCTCCCAACCTTTAGGAACACCCTTCAAGTTCGGATCATGAGAAAGGCTTAGATGTGTCTTTACCATCATAGTATAATAATCCTTAAAGGCAGGATCAGCCTCAAATTTTTTTGCCTTCTCCTCAGCCTCTGCTGACCAACTTACGCCATCTGCGCCATATACCTCCTTGGCAATTTTTGCTACCCGCTCTCGCAATGGCAATTCTAGAGGATAGAGATAATCGAAATTGACCTTTTCCTCACTTGCATCGATAACAGCATCAGTCAACTCCAGGGCTCCATCACCGCCCTTTAACCAGTGCTCACTTAATGCACATCTTGCGCCAGCTTGTTCAACTAAACGTTTAATCAGAGCAATCTCATCCTTAGTGTCAGTATGGAATGCATTGATACAAACAACCGGTTTAATACCAGATTTTTGAACAACGCTGATATGATGAAGAAGATTTTGGATTCCCTTTTCTAATAAACCAAGGTTTTCCTTGGAATACTCTTCAGGCAATGGTCTTCCTGGTCTTACTGTAGGGCCTCCGCCATGCATTTTAAGGGCTCTGATTGTGGCAGTTACAACGGAGACATTTGGTTGCAACCTACTAAGACGGCATTTGACGTTCCAGAATTTTTCAAAACCGATATCTGCACCAAAACCACTCTCGGTTATATGATAATCAAACATCTTTAAACCAACTCGGTCTGCAATAATTGAAGACTGACCCACAGCGATATTGGCAAAGGGGCCGGCATGGACCATACATGGCTGATACTCTATGGTGCAGGCTAAGGTCGGATTTATAGTATTTCGCATCCAAGCACACATGGCTCCATCAACACCAAGGTCCTTTGTGGTAACAGGGTTACCCTTCTTATCATATACTACTGTCATTTGGCCGATTCGTTCCCTTAAATCCTTCAGATCCCTTGCTATGGATAATATTGCCATCAATTCAGAGCTAACAGTGATCTGAAAACCAGATTGCATCATAAAACCATCCATCTTACCACCAAGACCGATAATGATATTCCTCATAGCTTGAGCACAGAAATCGATTGCCCATTTCATCTCCACTCTATTGGGATCCATATTCAATCTTCTTCCCAGATTTCGATTTTTCAACTCTTCATCATCATAATTAAACTCATGTTGCATCCTTGAGGTTAAGGCGATCATGGCCAGGTTGTGTGAATTTGTAATATCATTAATGTCACCTGTAAGTCCCATAGAGAACTCGGTCATTGGGATAAGGAGTGAATTTCCTCCTCCAGCAGCCGTTCCCTTAATGTTCATGGTGGGACCGCCGGAAGGCTGACGAATTGCTCCGCCAACATTCTTTCCTCTCTTACCTAATCCTTCGATCAATCCCATTGATGTTGTAGTTTTACCCTCTCCAAGGGGTGTAGGAGTGATAGCTGTAACCTCAATGTATTTTCCATCAGGCTTATCCTTTAATCGATCTATGATTTTCAAGAAATCGAGTTTACAGATCCTTCCATAAGTAATAACCTCATCTTTTTCCAAACCTAACTTTTGCCGCCAGTCCTCTGGCATTGGCATATTCTTCTCTGCCTCCGCAGCGATCTGCCAATCGGCAAACTTCGTTGGGTCAAGCTGTGCCATTTATTAGCCTCCTGAATATATTTTTATGATATATTATTATAATTATGGGCTATTTTTGTAATTGTAATTTCATCCATATTTAATGTTTGTAATCCAGTAATCATTAAAAAAGCTTCATTACGATAAAATATATAATATAATACAGATGAATATCTAATCACACTTAGGCCAAAATATTTATTCTTATGAACAGTGTCAAGATTTTTAATAATATATTTAATATTAAATATTAGAATATCTTAAAAAGACGCGAGTTAGTCCGCTCATTCATATCTATAAATCTTAATAATCTCCTATAATTAGTGATAATCGTTTATGTATTTCATTAATGCATAAACTTGTAAATAGTAACATTAGATTGTAACCAATATAATAAATAAAGTAAATTATCTTCAATCAATTGTGCATGAGCACTCTTCATTTGTTAAATCGTTATTTTATATTTATCAATAAAATCAGTTTTTTATTGATTTTTTTTGTTTGATTGCATAGATGACTCAAAATCACTCATACCGGCTAATAATAGAATTTAATTTAGGAGGGACTATGAATAATGAAATTATTACCACACTCAATGCTATTTTTTATCCAAAAACATTAGCTGTAATTGGCGCTTCAAATCGTGAGGGGAATTTTGGACTTATGTTCACCCGTGGATTTATAGAGATGGGATTTAAAAGACTTTATATTGTCCATCCAAAAGAAGAGGATGTTTTGGGTATAAATGCATATCCCAGGGTGGTAGATATACCAGATGAGATAGACCTTGCGGTAGTGACAACACCATTGAAAACAGTGACTCAGGTAATAAGGGAGTGTGTAGATAAGGGTGTTAAGGGAGTAATAATCTTTACATCAGGATTTCGTGAATATAGCCCAGAGGGCAAGGTGCATGAAAATGAGATACTAAATATTGCTAGGCAGGGAAAGATGAGAATCATTGGTCCAAATTGTATGGGTATTTATTGTCCTGCATCGAGATTGTCAATCTTTTCAGGAATGCCCAAGGATGGTGGATCGGTTGGCATGATCTCACACAGCGGCTCCCTCAGCATGATGTTGACTTTGGCTATGATACGCTATGGTATTGGATTTAGCAAGGTAGTAAGCTGCGGTAATGAGTGTGATCTCAATGCTATTGATTTTCTTGAATACTATGGCCAGGATACAGATACTAAAATAATTATAGCATATTTAGAGTCAATTAAAGATGGAGCTAGGTTCTGTAGACTGGCTAAAGATATAACAAAAAAAAAGCCCATTATCATTTGGAAGGGAGGAACTACTGAACGTGGAGCAATGGCAGCATCATCCCACACAGGGGCTATGGCTATTTCTGGAGACATATGGAGGGCGGTTGTAAACCAATCTGGCATAATTCCCGCGCAAAGCATTGAAGATATAGTGGACTACCTTCAGACCTTCTATTATCTGCCTTTACCAAATGGGAATAGGGTAGTAATTATTTCAGGTCCTGGAGGACCTGCTGTCGGCACTACTGATGCCTGTATTGATGCAGGACTCGAACTCGCAAAGATATCATCAGATACTCAAAAGAGGATATCTGAAACTATTCCTTCAGTTGGGACAAGTATTAAAAATCCCATTGACTTGGGTATGGGATCAGGGTTCTTCCCAGAGTGGTATACTAAATCTATTAAGGCGCTGGTAGAAGATGATTCAGTTGATATACTGCTCTTAATTGGTAGTAGGTTAGACAATAGTTTTTGTGAAGAGGTGTCGAATTTAGTGAAGAAGAGTGGTAAGCCGGTTGCCCTTATCACCATGCCAGGATTGGATGAGATGTCAAGACATAACAAACCAGTAGATGGACTCGCTATCTATTCTGATGGCAGACGTGCCGCAATGGCTTTAGGCAAACTGGTTAGTTATGCAGCTTCGTTAGAGAAGATAAATACCTACAGCAGAAAGCATTCTTAGTAATGAAATAATAGGGGTCATATTATCTGAGACCCCTATTATGTTTCAGATTATTTTTTTGCCTTACGTTCCTGCATCCTCCAGACACCTAACTTATTTTCCTCCACTATATTCTGGATCATATCATCAGAGTAATTCAATAATTCTTTTAATATCTCTTCAGTATGCTGTCCATGATCTGGTGCTGGTTCCGGTGTCCCTTCAATCACGCCAGGCATCTTGAATACTGAAGCTATAGTCTTATATTTTTTCCCCTTTAACTCTATTTCTGTTATCATTTCATTTTTTAAGACCTGAGGATCATTAGCAACCTGATCATAATCCAATACAGGTCCGGAAGCCATATTATTTTCATCACGTATTACCTTAAGCCAATCATCAGTGGTCCTCTGGCGCAGGGCCTCCTCGAAGTGTTTGGTAAATTCTTCTACATTTGCTAATCTATCAAGCATATTACTAAATTTTGGATCCTCCAACATCCATTCAAGACCTACTATCTTTAAGAGCAAACTATCATCAGTTGGTCCTAGTGTAATGAAACTATCCTTGGTTTCAAATATTCCATAGGTAGGTAGCATGTGATGTCTTCTGCCTTGAAGCCCGGGTTTCTCTCCAGTGGTAAAATAGTTTTGAAAAATAACCTTTTGCATAATTAATAAAGAATTTAAGAGACTTGATTCAACCTTTGCGCCCCTTCCCTCCCTGTCTCTGTTTACTAATGCTGCTAATACTGACATAACAGCAAAAATGCCACCCATCATATCCGCCATTGCTATACCACCTGGTATTATGGGATGGCTCCCTGGTTCTCCGGATATGCTTAGTATTCCACTATGGCCACAGGCAATAATATCAAAAGCTGGATATTTTACATATGGTCCTGTCTCTCCATATCCTGAGATATTACTACGGATGATTCTTGGATTGATCTTCTTCAGGGTTTCATAGTCTGTCCCTTGCCTTTTGGGAACATCCGATCTGAAATTGGAAAAAACAACATCGGAAATTTTTACAAGCTCATCAAAGGCCTTCCTCCCATGTTCAGCAGTAATATCTAATATTATACTCCTTTTGTTTCTATTCAGGGTTAATATATAAAAGAATAATGGATTTACTTCTATTGTTGGCATACCAAATCTCATCAAGTCACCAGTTGGTGGTTCTAATTTAATGATTTCAGCTCCAAGATCACTTAAAAGCATTGTGCCGAATGGACCAGCATGGGCATGACTCATATCAATAATTCTTATCCCGCTCAACGGGCCTTTTGTAATTGCCATTTATAATCCTCCCTTCATATAGATAATATTGGAAATATTTTTCACTTCAATCTCAATCTAATTTACTTTTATAGATCCTTTAACATCGGATTTGAGCTTTCATTTTCTGTCTGAATCTTCTTAATCAGCTCATCAGAATATCCAAGCACCCTCCTCAATACCTCTACAGTATGCTGATTGAGATCTGGAGGTGGGTCAGGTTCACCTTCTATTAGATCAGTTTCATCGGATAACCTGAATACTGTTCCTACTGTCTTGTATTTTTCACCCTTTAGTTCCATATCAATAATCATTTTATTGTGAAGCACCTGTGGATCATTCATTATTTGATCATAATCAAAAACTGGGCCACAAGCCATATCATTTTCATCACGAAAGATTTTTACCCACTCATCAGTAGTCTTTTCGATCAATTTTTTCTCAACTACCTTATCAAGTTCATCTTTATTCGCTAGTCTATCCACAACATTTTTAAATCTAGGATCCTCTAATTCTGACTCAAGCCCCATAAGTCTTAATGCTTTATCCTGGTCTAATGGAGCCATTGTAATATATCCATCCTTCGTATCATATATACCGTATCCAGCTCCTAAGGGGTGTCTCCTACCCTGTAGTCCGAGTTTATTGCCGGACAAGAAATAATTCTGAAACATGGTTTGTTGCATAACCAATAGACCATCTAAAAGGTTAACGTTTAATTCCATCCCTTTGCTATCTCTATTTCTCTTTATCAGGGCTGCTAGTATCGACATAGTTCCAAAGATACCACCCATCATATCAGCAAAGGCGATACCTCCAGGTATGACTGGCACACTTCCAGGCTCGCCTGAAATACTCAATATACCGCTATGTCCACAGGCGATAATATCAAAGGATGGATAACCTGTATAGGGGCCTTCCTTCCCATAGCCAGATATGTTACAGCGGATGATCTTTGGATTAATTGCTTTAAGTGTATCAAAATCAGTTCCCTGCCTCTTCATTACATCAGCACGATAATTGGAATAGACTATATCAGATTCCTTTACGAGATCATAAAAAGCCTTTTTCCCATACTCTGACTTTAAATCTAATACTATCCCCTTCTTGTTCCGATTTAGACCAATTAAATAACTATCTTGAATTGATACTTTGGGATTCCCCATTCTCAATGGTTCCCCATTAGGTGGCTCAATCTTGATGATCTCAGCTCCCAAATCCCCCAAAAGCATGGTGCCAAATGGACCGGCATGAAAATGAGTTAAATCTAAAACTCTTATACCGCTTAAAGGTCCCTTCGTAATTGACATTTAAGATTCTCCTTATATAAATTTTTTTGTTATAGTTTTTATCCTAATACTATTTATTATATTCTAATCTAATGAAATTTTTTCTTATTCAGTTGATACTATTCAATAAACCTATTAAAATCCAATTAAATAGATAAGGGTAATAATTCTCAAAATCAATTATATCATTTGGTTGATTTAAGTCTG
Proteins encoded:
- a CDS encoding CoA transferase, with the translated sequence MAITKGPLSGIRIIDMSHAHAGPFGTMLLSDLGAEIIKLEPPTGDLMRFGMPTIEVNPLFFYILTLNRNKRSIILDITAEHGRKAFDELVKISDVVFSNFRSDVPKRQGTDYETLKKINPRIIRSNISGYGETGPYVKYPAFDIIACGHSGILSISGEPGSHPIIPGGIAMADMMGGIFAVMSVLAALVNRDREGRGAKVESSLLNSLLIMQKVIFQNYFTTGEKPGLQGRRHHMLPTYGIFETKDSFITLGPTDDSLLLKIVGLEWMLEDPKFSNMLDRLANVEEFTKHFEEALRQRTTDDWLKVIRDENNMASGPVLDYDQVANDPQVLKNEMITEIELKGKKYKTIASVFKMPGVIEGTPEPAPDHGQHTEEILKELLNYSDDMIQNIVEENKLGVWRMQERKAKK
- a CDS encoding AAA family ATPase — encoded protein: MSYVIAVAGKGGTGKTTTSALIVRHLLKRNKIPILAVDADPNSNLAESLGIEIEESIGSVLASFLRDRGSVPQGMTRQSFLDLKLHQILQEGKDVDVLVMGCPEGPGCYCSANAILKGYFENLINNYNYIVFDNEAGMEHFSRKTNANIDLLLLCSNYSLKGLRTAKRLSNLVDDLKLEVKERYLLINRTPEKLDEDFNDEIRKIDLPYLGNVISDKIIEDSEIRGIPITELKDDSIAVQCIDKILEKVKI
- the cooS gene encoding anaerobic carbon-monoxide dehydrogenase catalytic subunit, yielding MAEDKAISVDKVTLDLYEKAKKDNVNTVFDRASDMKPCPIGSEGSCCKNCSMGPCRVPAPKKEDAERKVGLCGATAETISARNFIRMIAGGAAAHSDHGRGVAETFLATAKGEIAGYEIKDEQKLYQVAQDLEIDINEKEVKDIAIEIGEKALAEWGKQEGEVLYLKKAPEKRQEIWRKQGVWPRGIDREIVEIMHRTHMGVDQDYKSLMQQGTRAALGDGWGGSMLATELQDIMFGTPVPLYSEANLGILKEDHVNIIVHGHEPLLSEMIVVAAQDPEILKMAESKGAKGIQLGGICCTANEILMRHGIPIAGNFLQQELAITTGAVDAMIVDVQCIMQSLVNVATCYHTKVITTNPKADITGATRMEFHEHDAINSAKAIVKAAIDNYSNRKGEILIPNEKSGMIAGFSHETINYLLGGTFRASYRPLNDNIINGRIRGIGGVVGCNNARTTHDNDHLTVVKELIKNDVIVLTTGCCAIACGKEGLLTPEGAKYAGPGLAEVCETVGIPPVLHMGSCVDNSRILIAATAVVKDGGLGDDISDLPAAGSAPEWMSEKAISIGHYFVTSGVYTVFGTTFPTTGSKIFTDYLFKDLEEQYGGMWDYEPDPIEHAKKMIAHIDKKRKELGIDKKRERILFDMEARRELA
- a CDS encoding formate--tetrahydrofolate ligase, whose amino-acid sequence is MAQLDPTKFADWQIAAEAEKNMPMPEDWRQKLGLEKDEVITYGRICKLDFLKIIDRLKDKPDGKYIEVTAITPTPLGEGKTTTSMGLIEGLGKRGKNVGGAIRQPSGGPTMNIKGTAAGGGNSLLIPMTEFSMGLTGDINDITNSHNLAMIALTSRMQHEFNYDDEELKNRNLGRRLNMDPNRVEMKWAIDFCAQAMRNIIIGLGGKMDGFMMQSGFQITVSSELMAILSIARDLKDLRERIGQMTVVYDKKGNPVTTKDLGVDGAMCAWMRNTINPTLACTIEYQPCMVHAGPFANIAVGQSSIIADRVGLKMFDYHITESGFGADIGFEKFWNVKCRLSRLQPNVSVVTATIRALKMHGGGPTVRPGRPLPEEYSKENLGLLEKGIQNLLHHISVVQKSGIKPVVCINAFHTDTKDEIALIKRLVEQAGARCALSEHWLKGGDGALELTDAVIDASEEKVNFDYLYPLELPLRERVAKIAKEVYGADGVSWSAEAEEKAKKFEADPAFKDYYTMMVKTHLSLSHDPNLKGVPKGWELPIRDILLFSGAKFLCPMAGTISLMPGTSSSPAYKKVDVDVNTGEVTGLF
- a CDS encoding acetyl-CoA decarbonylase/synthase complex subunit delta yields the protein MAFEIPTIDYSGKIREIALGAGDNVVTVGGQTSYPFYLFEGDMPHKPRIAMEVYDYEPDDWAEAAVEPFKDVLGDPVQWAKKNVEEYGAEMIALQLKSIDPNGLNRSADEAAKVAKSVIDAVNVPVILWGVANAEKDTEVLRILSEQCEGKNLIIGPVEEADHKQIGAGAIAYKHTVIASTPIDINLAKQLNILLGNLGVPDNKIIVDPTTGALGYGLEYSYSVMERDMMAALTQEDEKLQNPIICNVGIETWKTKEAKLSADEEPTLGNAEKRGIIIECITAMTMLLAGASIVILRHPDSVKLIDKMISNLSSE
- a CDS encoding CoA-binding protein — encoded protein: MNNEIITTLNAIFYPKTLAVIGASNREGNFGLMFTRGFIEMGFKRLYIVHPKEEDVLGINAYPRVVDIPDEIDLAVVTTPLKTVTQVIRECVDKGVKGVIIFTSGFREYSPEGKVHENEILNIARQGKMRIIGPNCMGIYCPASRLSIFSGMPKDGGSVGMISHSGSLSMMLTLAMIRYGIGFSKVVSCGNECDLNAIDFLEYYGQDTDTKIIIAYLESIKDGARFCRLAKDITKKKPIIIWKGGTTERGAMAASSHTGAMAISGDIWRAVVNQSGIIPAQSIEDIVDYLQTFYYLPLPNGNRVVIISGPGGPAVGTTDACIDAGLELAKISSDTQKRISETIPSVGTSIKNPIDLGMGSGFFPEWYTKSIKALVEDDSVDILLLIGSRLDNSFCEEVSNLVKKSGKPVALITMPGLDEMSRHNKPVDGLAIYSDGRRAAMALGKLVSYAASLEKINTYSRKHS
- the folD gene encoding bifunctional methylenetetrahydrofolate dehydrogenase/methenyltetrahydrofolate cyclohydrolase FolD; amino-acid sequence: MAAKIISGKEIAAQIREELKVEVEKLKKEKNVQPGLVTILVGQNPASISYVTAKGRTAKELGFFSIQDDQPEDLSEEDLLKLIDKYNKDPKIHGILVQLPLPKHINENKVLYAIDPDKDVDGFHPVNVGRLMIGEAKFYPCTPYGVQQMLIRTGVKIEGAEVVVVGRSNIVGKPISMMLVQKQEGANATVTMCHTRTKDMKSHTLRADILIVAAGKPDAVTADMVKDGAVVIDVGVNRVGMTPEGKAKLKGDVDFDAVKEKASAITPVPGGVGPMTITMLMLNTVNAAKHAAGVL